A DNA window from Streptomyces asoensis contains the following coding sequences:
- a CDS encoding putative bifunctional diguanylate cyclase/phosphodiesterase — protein MSSPSTTSTPLLDGALRTAPATGTPRTVPPSAGGPGSNLVHQLLLALLCAGYAVGSALGWGSDRLALIMGDFGLTAAAGTAAVSCFLYARTRRVRFRPAWLLFSLSSAMAALGNLVWGWYEVVLGRPVPSPSFADLFFLCFAPPAIVGLLVLAARPMSKAGWVCLALDAWLIAGSLLTLSWSLALAQAAKFDGPSVAHAALSLAYPLLDIALVSMVLVLHFRRTAVNRTAVNTAVGALALTVMCDALFTSPLLHNNYRSGQLLDAGWFAGSLLLAYAPWAAARGRGPAAGEGHTRVVHEHVPGQRSAGHPHGPARPPVSTPRPAGRRPEPASEQAPGRPAPQGGDHGRYPVTRPITGSLAALTPYLAAAVCTLGILYNVLNGRSVDRVVLLTGGTVVLALVVRQGIMLLDNITLTQELAQKENHFRSLVQGSSDVIMIAAPSGVLRYVSPAAAGVYGRPAEDLVGSELADLIHPEDLGCVVHEVRRFLAASPQEEPTTRIECRFTSGDGGWLNVESTVNRHHGGLIFNSRDVTERVRLQAQLQHNAEHDPLTDLPNRALFTRRVQQALSGRRSSDRGPALRNTAVLFIDLDGFKAVNDTIGHAAGDELLVQAARRLQDAVRKSDTASRLGGDEFAALIVGDGTRDRAARERHIGELADRLRLTLSQPYLIDGNEVRVAASIGVAFAEPGLGAGELLRNADLAMYRAKAGGKGRVELYKPQMQQDVVRKAELATRLRAALHDGEFALLHQPVVRLEDGRISSVAAQARWRSSQGVLFTPAEFLRVAEDGDRTAELGRWVLEEAVEQAADRAASGLDLPVVVRVGARRLLDRSMPLGSVEALLTRHGLPSGSLVVELSDTDPRVPLDELERRLGALRRLGVRIALDGFGSGQAALTALRRLPVDVLRLDRSLVEGVVESARLHKITSGLLRIASDLGLQSVAEGVDLPEQVVALRAMGCTHGQGMAFSGPLDEYRLRRALATGRYPVPHGPAEPAFAGGGAGVYTSGVHAGGAAGTVTAVLGSGSALRSHNETPVPPT, from the coding sequence GTGAGTTCCCCGTCGACCACCTCCACGCCCCTCCTCGACGGAGCGCTGCGGACAGCGCCTGCGACGGGGACGCCCCGCACCGTGCCGCCGTCCGCCGGCGGCCCCGGATCGAACCTGGTCCACCAACTGCTGCTCGCCCTCCTGTGCGCGGGATACGCCGTCGGTTCCGCACTCGGCTGGGGCTCGGACCGGCTCGCCCTGATCATGGGCGACTTCGGACTGACCGCGGCCGCCGGCACCGCCGCGGTCTCCTGCTTCCTCTACGCGCGCACCCGGCGCGTCCGCTTTCGACCCGCCTGGCTGCTGTTCTCGCTCTCCTCGGCGATGGCGGCCCTCGGCAACCTCGTCTGGGGCTGGTACGAGGTGGTCCTCGGCCGGCCCGTGCCCAGCCCCAGCTTCGCCGACCTGTTCTTCCTGTGCTTCGCACCCCCCGCCATCGTGGGGCTGCTCGTGCTCGCCGCCCGGCCCATGTCCAAGGCCGGCTGGGTCTGCCTGGCCCTGGACGCCTGGCTGATCGCCGGCTCCCTGCTCACCCTGTCCTGGAGCCTCGCGCTCGCCCAGGCGGCCAAGTTCGACGGGCCGAGCGTGGCGCACGCCGCGCTGTCCCTGGCCTACCCGCTGCTCGACATCGCCCTGGTGAGCATGGTGCTGGTCCTGCACTTCCGCCGCACGGCGGTGAACCGCACGGCCGTCAACACGGCCGTCGGCGCGCTCGCGCTGACCGTCATGTGCGACGCCCTGTTCACCTCGCCGCTGCTGCACAACAACTACCGCTCGGGCCAACTCCTCGACGCGGGCTGGTTCGCGGGCTCGCTGCTCCTGGCGTACGCACCCTGGGCCGCCGCGCGCGGGCGGGGGCCGGCCGCGGGGGAGGGGCACACGCGTGTGGTGCACGAACACGTACCCGGCCAGCGTTCCGCGGGACACCCCCACGGTCCCGCCCGCCCGCCGGTCTCCACGCCGCGACCGGCCGGCCGCCGGCCCGAGCCCGCGTCCGAACAGGCGCCCGGCCGGCCCGCCCCGCAGGGCGGCGACCACGGCCGCTACCCGGTCACCCGGCCCATCACGGGCTCCCTGGCCGCGCTCACGCCGTACCTCGCCGCCGCCGTCTGCACGCTGGGGATCCTCTACAACGTCCTCAACGGCCGCAGCGTCGACCGTGTGGTGCTGCTGACCGGGGGCACGGTCGTGCTCGCCCTGGTGGTGCGTCAGGGGATCATGCTGCTGGACAACATCACCCTCACCCAGGAACTGGCGCAGAAGGAGAACCACTTCCGCTCCCTGGTGCAGGGATCCAGCGACGTCATCATGATCGCCGCGCCCAGCGGTGTCCTGCGCTACGTCTCCCCGGCCGCCGCCGGGGTCTACGGACGGCCCGCGGAGGACCTGGTCGGCTCCGAACTGGCCGACCTCATCCACCCGGAGGACCTCGGCTGCGTGGTGCACGAGGTGCGCCGCTTCCTCGCCGCCAGCCCCCAGGAGGAGCCCACCACCCGCATCGAGTGCCGCTTCACCTCCGGTGACGGCGGCTGGCTCAACGTCGAGTCGACCGTCAACCGCCACCACGGCGGCCTGATCTTCAACAGCCGGGACGTGACCGAGCGCGTGCGCCTCCAGGCGCAGCTCCAGCACAACGCCGAGCACGACCCCCTCACCGACCTGCCCAACCGCGCGCTGTTCACCCGCCGGGTCCAGCAGGCCCTCTCCGGCCGCCGCAGCTCCGACCGGGGCCCCGCCCTGCGCAACACGGCCGTCCTGTTCATCGACCTCGACGGCTTCAAGGCGGTCAACGACACGATCGGCCACGCGGCCGGCGACGAACTGCTCGTCCAGGCCGCCCGCAGGCTCCAGGACGCGGTCCGCAAGTCGGACACCGCCTCCCGGCTGGGCGGTGACGAGTTCGCGGCCCTGATCGTCGGCGACGGCACCCGCGACCGCGCCGCCCGCGAACGCCATATAGGGGAACTCGCCGACCGCCTCAGGCTCACGCTGTCGCAGCCGTACCTCATCGACGGCAACGAGGTCCGCGTCGCCGCCTCCATCGGCGTGGCCTTCGCCGAGCCCGGTCTGGGCGCCGGTGAACTGCTGCGCAACGCCGACCTCGCCATGTACCGCGCCAAGGCGGGCGGCAAGGGCCGGGTCGAGCTGTACAAGCCGCAGATGCAGCAGGACGTCGTACGCAAGGCGGAGCTGGCCACGCGGCTGCGTGCCGCGCTGCACGACGGCGAGTTCGCGCTGCTGCACCAGCCCGTGGTGCGTCTGGAGGACGGCCGGATCTCGTCGGTCGCCGCGCAGGCCCGCTGGCGCTCCTCGCAGGGAGTGCTGTTCACGCCCGCCGAGTTCCTGCGGGTCGCCGAGGACGGCGACCGGACGGCCGAGCTCGGGCGCTGGGTGCTGGAGGAGGCCGTCGAACAGGCCGCCGACCGGGCCGCGAGCGGACTCGACCTGCCCGTGGTCGTGCGGGTGGGCGCCCGCCGGCTGCTGGACCGGTCGATGCCGCTGGGCTCCGTCGAAGCGCTGCTGACCCGGCACGGGCTGCCCTCAGGCTCCCTCGTGGTCGAGCTCTCCGACACCGACCCCCGGGTCCCGCTCGACGAGCTGGAGCGCCGTCTGGGGGCCCTCAGGCGCCTCGGGGTGCGGATCGCCCTGGACGGTTTCGGCAGCGGTCAGGCGGCCCTCACGGCGCTGCGGCGGCTCCCCGTCGACGTGCTCCGGCTCGACCGCTCGCTGGTGGAGGGGGTCGTCGAGTCCGCGCGGCTGCACAAGATCACCAGCGGTCTGCTGCGCATCGCCTCCGATCTCGGGCTCCAGTCCGTCGCCGAAGGGGTGGACCTGCCCGAGCAGGTCGTCGCCCTGCGCGCGATGGGCTGCACCCACGGGCAGGGCATGGCGTTCTCCGGCCCCCTGGACGAGTACCGCCTGCGCCGGGCCCTGGCGACCGGCCGCTACCCGGTGCCGCACGGACCCGCCGAACCCGCGTTCGCGGGCGGTGGCGCCGGGGTGTACACCAGTGGTGTCCATGCCGGTGGCGCCGCCGGAACCGTCACGGCCGTCCTGGGGAGCGGTAGTGCCCTTCGCTCACATAATGAGACTCCCGTCCCACCCACTTGA